Proteins co-encoded in one Trueperella abortisuis genomic window:
- the relB gene encoding type II toxin-antitoxin system RelB family antitoxin, with protein sequence MATMTVRMSEEDAALVRKFAQFEGVTISDFARNAILEKIEDAYDLQELRAAIAQDSGERFSIDEVLSELA encoded by the coding sequence ATGGCAACTATGACCGTCCGAATGAGCGAAGAGGATGCTGCGCTCGTGCGCAAGTTCGCCCAGTTTGAGGGCGTCACTATCTCTGATTTTGCGCGCAATGCAATCTTGGAAAAGATTGAGGATGCCTACGATCTCCAAGAATTGCGGGCGGCGATCGCGCAAGATTCCGGCGAACGATTTAGCATTGACGAAGTCCTATCCGAGCTAGCATGA